The sequence below is a genomic window from Flavobacterium sediminilitoris.
AAAAATCATGCCTTTACTTTCAACATAGTTTTTTAGTTCTAACTCTTCTTGTTCATTTAAAGCGCAACGCTCCATTATTTCATAGATAGAAACATCTGCATTTCCTGGAATTACTTTTTTTGCAGCACCGCTCATCTCGTCTTCAACAATATGCGTTTGATGTTTTACTACTTCAACTCCTGCTTTATATGCAGCATCAACCATTTGTTTCGCTACTTGTAAAGAGCCTTCATGATTTATACCAATTTCGGCAATAACTAAAGGTGGAAAATCTTGTCCAATTTTTCTTCCTGAAATTTCTATATAAGGGTTCATTCGCAATTACATTTTTATATACTTACTATACAGGTATTCTGCATATTCAAAGTCTTCTTTTGTATCAATATCTACAGTTGCAAAAATATGATTTATTTGAAAAGGGAAGGCATTTTTACTAATAATGATATCCTCAAGAATTAAATTAGCTTTGGTTATATACAATAGTCCATTTTCGTAAAACAGAGGGTCTAAATCTTGGCTTCTTTGACCGAATTTATAATTAAAAGGTTCAAATTTATTGTTTTTAATTTTACCTAATTTGTGATAATCTTGAGAAACGGTAAATAAACTTTCACAATTATTGTCTTTAAAAACCTGATAAGCATTTTGTAACAAATCAGCTTGTCTTAATGGATTTGTTACTTGTAGTAAAACAACATTTTCAATTTCTACACTTATAGTTTCCAAAACATGTTTTAATGCTGAAACAGTTGGTTCATTATCTCCCGAAATTTCCTTTGGCCTATCTATAACTTTTGCACCATATTCTAAAGCTATTTTTTTTATTTCATCATCATCTGTAGAAACATAAACATCTTTTATAAAGGAATGTTTTTTTGCATATAAAATACTATGAGCAACAAGAGGAATATCTCCTAGCAATTTAATATTTTTCTTTGGTAATCTCTTAGATCCTCCTCTAGCAGGTAATATTGCAATTGTTTTATTCATAGATGCTAGTTTTATTTGTAAAATCTTTTAAAAATAAAGGTTTTAATCTTTCTAGTTCCTCATTTGATTGATCCCACCATTTTAACTCTTCAATTTCAGTAATAATAGTATTAGAGAATCGCTTTTTAATTTCTTTTGCAGGTATACCTCCAACAATTGTATACGGAGGAACGTCATTACTGATAACACTACCAGCTGCAAGAATAGCACCATTACCTATTTTCACATTTCCAACTACAATAACACCATGACCTATCCAAACATCATTTCCAATTTCAATTTTATGCTCCGATTTTAATTTCTTTAACTCACCTTTAAACAAATTTTGATTAATATAAGTTGCCATATATGTAGTTGGATGATTAGTGGCATGTAAAGCAACATCAACTCCTAATTGACAATATTTTCCAATGGTAATTTTTCCATTTAATAAATTATTATATCCTAATGTTGTAGCATAACCAATTTTGATATTTCCAGAAAAGTTACAACCATCAGGAACTGCGTTTTTACCTTCAAAGGTTACATTTTGCAAACCTCTTGAAAAACCAGAAAGCTTAACTTTTTCTTGTTTATCTACGACATTTAAAAAATAATATAATATTTTTTTTATTAATTTTCTCATTCAACAATTTACATGTTATTTTTTATTGATCTAGTATAAATTAAATCAAATAGTTTTACCACTAATTTCTCTTTATATTTAAATACAAAAGAATTATTTCTTTTTGGCTTAAAATTTAAACTTAAATTAACAATTGACTTTTCTAAATTTTTACTCTTTAAAACATTGCTTTTTTGAACATTAGTCATCCATTCTTCTACATTGTTTCCCATATGATATGCATAATTATTAAAAGTAGATAATCTCAATCCTCCTGAAAAATCAATAGGTCCATCACAATAATTATACACCGAATTTTGCCCAATCAAAGTAAGAGATGGCTTTTTGGGCACATTTTCAAAAAATATTTCTCTGTTAATTGTTAATATTTGATGTGCACTACCTAAAATAGCTTTGTGATTCTTACTTTCTACTATAGGCCATAATTCTTCTTTTTTACACTCTTTATCCCAATTCAAACTTTTTAAATATAAATTATAATCTTCAACATTTTCAGGAATAGCTTCTAAAACAAACTTAAGTTTTTTAGTAATTATTTTTGCCAGAGTTGAACTATTAGCATATCTATAGGTACTTTTAACTGCAATTGGTGAAACAGAACCAACATTTTTAAAAAAATTAAAATTTTTCTCAACCTCTTGTTGCCAACCAAATTTAAAAAGTATATCTACATCTGAAATGGTTATTAATGGTTCTCTAGAAGCTCTTGCTGCACCAACGATTGCATCCATTTTACCAATATTTTCATTATGATGTATTACTGCATTAATTTCATTATTCTGATATTTATCATTTATAAAATCGACTACTTCTTTACAAGAAGCATTATTAACAACAGTAATAGCGCATGAACTATTTATTGTTGTTATCGCTGATTCTAAACACAATTTAAAAACATCAAAAATATTTTTATAATATCCTTCTTTTTGCGGTAAATAAACTAATATTATTAATCGATGTTGAAATTGTAATTCAATTTTTTTTTCTTTCTTTTGAGGATTCATCCCTACTCTCATAATTCCGATTCAATTTTATTGTATAAAGCTACTATTTTTTGTTGAATATGTTTATATTCTAATTTAGCTTTTAAATTATGTTGGTTATATTGAAAAGCATGTGCTAACAAATTTGGATTATTAACTGAAGCTTCTATTAATTCTTTTATTTCTGAAATAGAGTCAGGATTATTTATCAACAATCCATTCGTGCCATTTAAAATGATTTCAGCGGTTACATTTCCTGGGTTAGATTGTATTGGAAAAGCTCCCATTACAATTGCTTCCAATAATGTATTAGGCATTCCATCTGATATACTATTCCCTATATACATAATAGAATTTCCCATCAAATTTAAAATTTCTTTATGTGTTAAACTATGCCTTCCAAAAACCTTAAAAGGTAATTTTTGGTCTTCTATATAGTTTTGAACTTCAGTATGTGCTCCAAAAACAACAACTTGATATTTAATAGATGAAATAGGTAATTGTTCTAGCGCTTTTACAATTTGTAACCCTCTCCCTACATGATGTTGATATCCTTTTACTAAGATTATTTTTCGTTCTTCAAGAGATTTAAAATAATCTTGAAATAATTCTAATTTAAAACCTCCTCCTCCAGGAATTATTTCCATATGAACACCTTTAAATCCTAATTTTTGCGCCAATTTGTAGTCTCTTAAGCAGTCTGTGTGTAAATAATTTATTCTTGCTAAATTTTTTTTGATTTTTGGTAAATAAAAAGGAATTTCTTGGTACTTATAGATATCACTTCCCCAGCAAGAATAGAGCCATTTTATTTTAGGATTTTCTTGCATAGTCCTCAATATAGGAGAACTACAACTATGCATTTCAAAACTATGAACCAAATCTGGTTTTATCTCTTCTAATAATTGTACTAATTTTTCATTTGCAGTAATTTTCAAAAAAGATTCTATTTTTTCATATAATCTTGGCGTTTTTTTTCTTAAAAAATGTTCTCCTTTGAAATAAGGTAATTTTCTCTTATTCCAATTAATAATTTGAGTCATTTTAACATCTGTATCTAATTTTCCTTTTCCCAAGATATCAAACCAATATAATTCATGATTACTATTTGCTAGATTTTCAATCCAACGAATAGTATGTATAGATGGCATGGAAATAAGAAGAATTTTCACTATTATTTATTAATTATGGATGTTAATTGACTAATATAATTATCTATGCTGTATTTTTTTATTTTACTTATATTTTTATCAGACTCTTTTTTCCTCAGTTCATCATCTTCAATCAATAGAGTTAGTTTATTTGTTAAAGTTACTTTTTCATTAGGTATTAAAAACTCAGATTCTTCCAATAATCCAATACATCCATCATGATTTGAAGCAATAATTGGTAAACCATATAACATATATTCCATTACAACATTAGGAGTTCCTTCAATTTCAGAAACTAAAACGCCTATATCTAAACAATTCAATACTTCTTCTACTAACTCGCCTGATAAAAAACTTACTTTTTCAAAACAATTTAAAGATTTTGAAAGTGATACAATTAGATTATAATTATCCGAAGTTTCTGTACTGTTATCTTTATTTCCTAAAAAAACTAAATGAATATTTTTATTTGTATTAATCTCACTAAAAGATTGTAATAATAATTTTTGTAATTTTTCATTTCTATAATGAGCTATCATTCCGATAACAATCGATTCTTTAGGAATTTTAAATTTTATTCTTAATTTTTCAGTATCTATACTTATTTTTGAAATTGAAACATATTGAGGAAGTACAAATAACTTTTCTTTCGGAATATTATAATACTCTTTAAACACCTTTAACCCGTTTTCTGCATTAGCAATAATAAATGGAACATTCTTAATTGCTTTTTTTTCTAACCAATCATAAGTATAGTTATCTAAACCTAGTTGATGCCAAAAAGTTACTTTAGCATTCACACTTTTATAAATTAGAGCAGCAATCTTAGAAGGAGTATTTAAAAAAGGAATAATTACATCAGGCTTAAATATCTTAACTTCATTTTTTATTTTATAAATATATTTTATAGCTCGTATGGCTTTTTTTAAATTGAAAATTGAAAATTCATTCCGAATAGTCAAAGAAGGTTCTCCAAAATAATAAACTTTATCTACTCCACAAGATTCAGCAAAGTCTTTAAACTCTTTAGTAGGCTTATTCGAATGTGTAGCCACCAGATAGATATTACAATTAAATTTTCGCGACAAATAATCCGCTAAACCTAATGCTTGACGTTCTGCTCCTCCTAACATAGCTACTTTTATCATTAAAACTACCGTTTTATTTTCAAAACTAAAACCTTCCATGTTATTTGTATAAATATTTAATCAATCTTGAAATCCCACTTCCTTTTAAATTTGCGAAAGGTAATAAAGTAGTATTAACTAAAGAGAATTTAATTCTTTCGCTACTAGATAATAAATTATTAGTAATTAATAATTGTAGTATTTTTTTATTTGCGCCTTTGAATATTTTACTATTCTCAATAATATAAAATAAAAATATCTTTTTATAAGACTTTATTAAACTTAACTTAATATCAGCATTTTTAAATTGTTTTTCATCATTACTATTTACTAATTTAGAAATAGCTATAATAAATTCTTGAAAACTATTAATCATTCTAATTTTTACTTCTAAAGAATTATATTTTTTATCATAATTTTCGTCATTGCGATAATAACAATCTATCAATTTAAAAACGAGAAAGTTTGAGGCAAGAAGGATAGACTTTATAGCTACTTCTAAATCTTCAAACACTATCAAATTAGAATTAAATTTAATTTTTTCACTGAAGAAATTAGTTTTATAAATAGGTGAAGAAATAGGCCATTGCCCGTGTAACTTTATAAAAGAGTTTAAAATTTCTTCTTTATTTTCTTCAACTTTTTTTTCCTTATTTGAATAGTCTGGTTCGTTTACAAACCGTTCCATTTGGAACACCAAAAAATCACAGTCTTGATTTTTATTAAATTGTTCAACTCGGTTTTCTAAACAAGTATTCGCTAACAAATCATCCGCATCTAAAAAAATAAGGTATTCGCCATTTGCTTTCGTTACGCCATAATTTCGTGCCGAAGAGGGTCCTTTTGGTAAATTTTCTGGTCGTTTATACAAGTGAAAACGAGTGTCTTTTTCTCGATAGTTTTCTGTAATGGTTTCAGTTAAATCGGTAGAACCATCATCTACTAAAATACACTCCCAATTTGTATAAGTTTGTCTAAGCACACTATCTAAAGTTTGCTTTAAATAGATACTACTATTATATGTAGGAATTATGATGGACACCAATTGCTGCAAAATTGTTTGTTTTTTAACGGAACAAAAATGGGAAAAGTTGTTTTCTTTTCCTAATTATCGGACAGTATTTAATTCCTAAAATGGTAGTCATTAATTTTGGAGTGCTTTTTAATAGGAAAAGCCAATACTTTAATTCTTTATTCAGGCTATAATTTTCTTTATAGCGATAATAAAACATCCTATTAAGTAATATATCAATTTTAGAAATCTTTACTTTGTTTTTAAAACACCAAATCAAAACGGACTCAAACATTTTTTGACGATGTACTTTATATTGCCCCTCTTTATTAAAAACATTAGTATCATGCACACCTCGCATAGCCACTGCTTCTTTAATATTTCCTGCTACTAATTTTGACACAAGTGACATTTTTAACAACCAATCAGTATCCTCAGCTACAACTAAATGTTCTTTAAAAAAATTTATTTTTAATAAAACTTCTCTCTTTATAGTTAAACCGTCTATTGAGAAATATCCTTTTTTACCATTCAATAAACATTCGAATAACTCATCTGGTTCTATAGGCTCTCTAATTGTTGTTAAACCTAATTCTAAAGTCTCCCTTTCAGATGATTCTCTATAAAAATAAGCGCCTATAGCATTATAAACACCATCAATTGAATCATCACTTTCAAATAATTGTTTATCTGCTTCAAAACGATTTTCTAAATAAAAATCATCTGCGTCTAGAAAAGCAATAAAAGGTTGAGTTACGTTTTGCAAAGCCAAATTACGACTTGCCGAGCGTCCTTTATTTATCTTATTTTTGTGATGATAAATTTTAATTCTATTATCTTCTTTTTGAAGTCTTTTTAAAATTTGAGATGAGTTATCTATACTACCATCATTAACTATAATTAATTCCTTAACCTCATTATGTAATAATACAGATTTTACTGCTTTATCTAAATAATTGGCAGCATTATAAACTGGCATAATGACGGAAATATTCATCTTATTATTTATAATTTTAAAATTTAATCTTAGATAAAACTTTTAACAGATATAACCCCATTTTTCTTGAAAATTTATATTCAACTACTTTTTTTGTTAACTTATTATATTCTAAAAAATAATTATCAGCTATTCTGTTTTCTATTTT
It includes:
- a CDS encoding acylneuraminate cytidylyltransferase family protein, translated to MNKTIAILPARGGSKRLPKKNIKLLGDIPLVAHSILYAKKHSFIKDVYVSTDDDEIKKIALEYGAKVIDRPKEISGDNEPTVSALKHVLETISVEIENVVLLQVTNPLRQADLLQNAYQVFKDNNCESLFTVSQDYHKLGKIKNNKFEPFNYKFGQRSQDLDPLFYENGLLYITKANLILEDIIISKNAFPFQINHIFATVDIDTKEDFEYAEYLYSKYIKM
- a CDS encoding CatB-related O-acetyltransferase; the encoded protein is MRKLIKKILYYFLNVVDKQEKVKLSGFSRGLQNVTFEGKNAVPDGCNFSGNIKIGYATTLGYNNLLNGKITIGKYCQLGVDVALHATNHPTTYMATYINQNLFKGELKKLKSEHKIEIGNDVWIGHGVIVVGNVKIGNGAILAAGSVISNDVPPYTIVGGIPAKEIKKRFSNTIITEIEELKWWDQSNEELERLKPLFLKDFTNKTSIYE
- a CDS encoding glycosyltransferase → MRVGMNPQKKEKKIELQFQHRLIILVYLPQKEGYYKNIFDVFKLCLESAITTINSSCAITVVNNASCKEVVDFINDKYQNNEINAVIHHNENIGKMDAIVGAARASREPLITISDVDILFKFGWQQEVEKNFNFFKNVGSVSPIAVKSTYRYANSSTLAKIITKKLKFVLEAIPENVEDYNLYLKSLNWDKECKKEELWPIVESKNHKAILGSAHQILTINREIFFENVPKKPSLTLIGQNSVYNYCDGPIDFSGGLRLSTFNNYAYHMGNNVEEWMTNVQKSNVLKSKNLEKSIVNLSLNFKPKRNNSFVFKYKEKLVVKLFDLIYTRSIKNNM
- a CDS encoding glycosyltransferase → MKILLISMPSIHTIRWIENLANSNHELYWFDILGKGKLDTDVKMTQIINWNKRKLPYFKGEHFLRKKTPRLYEKIESFLKITANEKLVQLLEEIKPDLVHSFEMHSCSSPILRTMQENPKIKWLYSCWGSDIYKYQEIPFYLPKIKKNLARINYLHTDCLRDYKLAQKLGFKGVHMEIIPGGGGFKLELFQDYFKSLEERKIILVKGYQHHVGRGLQIVKALEQLPISSIKYQVVVFGAHTEVQNYIEDQKLPFKVFGRHSLTHKEILNLMGNSIMYIGNSISDGMPNTLLEAIVMGAFPIQSNPGNVTAEIILNGTNGLLINNPDSISEIKELIEASVNNPNLLAHAFQYNQHNLKAKLEYKHIQQKIVALYNKIESEL
- a CDS encoding glycosyltransferase family 4 protein → MEGFSFENKTVVLMIKVAMLGGAERQALGLADYLSRKFNCNIYLVATHSNKPTKEFKDFAESCGVDKVYYFGEPSLTIRNEFSIFNLKKAIRAIKYIYKIKNEVKIFKPDVIIPFLNTPSKIAALIYKSVNAKVTFWHQLGLDNYTYDWLEKKAIKNVPFIIANAENGLKVFKEYYNIPKEKLFVLPQYVSISKISIDTEKLRIKFKIPKESIVIGMIAHYRNEKLQKLLLQSFSEINTNKNIHLVFLGNKDNSTETSDNYNLIVSLSKSLNCFEKVSFLSGELVEEVLNCLDIGVLVSEIEGTPNVVMEYMLYGLPIIASNHDGCIGLLEESEFLIPNEKVTLTNKLTLLIEDDELRKKESDKNISKIKKYSIDNYISQLTSIINK
- a CDS encoding glycosyltransferase family 2 protein, which translates into the protein MQQLVSIIIPTYNSSIYLKQTLDSVLRQTYTNWECILVDDGSTDLTETITENYREKDTRFHLYKRPENLPKGPSSARNYGVTKANGEYLIFLDADDLLANTCLENRVEQFNKNQDCDFLVFQMERFVNEPDYSNKEKKVEENKEEILNSFIKLHGQWPISSPIYKTNFFSEKIKFNSNLIVFEDLEVAIKSILLASNFLVFKLIDCYYRNDENYDKKYNSLEVKIRMINSFQEFIIAISKLVNSNDEKQFKNADIKLSLIKSYKKIFLFYIIENSKIFKGANKKILQLLITNNLLSSSERIKFSLVNTTLLPFANLKGSGISRLIKYLYK
- a CDS encoding glycosyltransferase family 2 protein is translated as MNISVIMPVYNAANYLDKAVKSVLLHNEVKELIIVNDGSIDNSSQILKRLQKEDNRIKIYHHKNKINKGRSASRNLALQNVTQPFIAFLDADDFYLENRFEADKQLFESDDSIDGVYNAIGAYFYRESSERETLELGLTTIREPIEPDELFECLLNGKKGYFSIDGLTIKREVLLKINFFKEHLVVAEDTDWLLKMSLVSKLVAGNIKEAVAMRGVHDTNVFNKEGQYKVHRQKMFESVLIWCFKNKVKISKIDILLNRMFYYRYKENYSLNKELKYWLFLLKSTPKLMTTILGIKYCPIIRKRKQLFPFLFR